In Onychostoma macrolepis isolate SWU-2019 chromosome 14, ASM1243209v1, whole genome shotgun sequence, a single window of DNA contains:
- the sncb gene encoding beta-synuclein produces MDVFMKGLSKAKEGMAVAAEKTKEGVAVAAEKTKEGVMFVGNKTKDSVATVAEKTKEQASQLGGAVMSGAGNIAAATGLVKKDEFPSDMNPEFGQEATEEPMGEGLMDPEGQTYDNNQQDNQDYEPEA; encoded by the exons ATGGATGTTTTTATGAAGGGGCTTTCTAAAGCTAAAGAAGGTATGGCAGTGGCTGCAGAGAAGACCAAGGAAGGTGTTGCGGTGGCTGCAGAGAAGACCAAGGAAGGCGTGATGTTTGTGG GCAACAAGACCAAAGATAGTGTTGCAACAG TGGCTGAGAAGACAAAGGAGCAGGCCTCTCAGCTGGGAGGAGCTGTGATGTCTGGAGCCGGAAACATCGCTGCTGCCACCGGCCTGGTGAAGAAAGACGAGTTCCCCAGTGACATGaat CCTGAGTTTGGTCAAGAAGCCACCGAGGAGCCAATGGGAGAAGGTCTCATGGACCCTGAGGGACAGACATATGACAACAATCAGCAG GACAACCAAGATTATGAGCCAGAGGCATAA